In Patulibacter sp. SYSU D01012, a single window of DNA contains:
- the rimI gene encoding ribosomal protein S18-alanine N-acetyltransferase, which produces MTPPIPQPSPQPAPDGGRPRTGTDRGVAIQRLTFADMPQVLAIERRSYRAPWSLAMFVLETAKPGGLSVAARAFAAGARGSASGVALVGYSVVSRYDDAFHVMNVCVDPNRRREGIARSMLEHVIVQAGGDEARLTLEVRPSNTGARRLYDELGFLAVGTRRRYYRDDGEDALIMWRTPATLRGATDDVPGAEDVGGRGAGSRGPVPPDVPEVAGPPLPGRTADGRRP; this is translated from the coding sequence GTGACCCCTCCGATCCCGCAGCCCTCGCCGCAGCCCGCCCCCGACGGCGGCCGGCCGCGCACGGGCACCGACCGCGGGGTCGCGATCCAGCGGCTGACCTTCGCGGACATGCCGCAGGTGCTGGCGATCGAGCGGCGCAGCTACCGGGCGCCGTGGTCGCTGGCGATGTTCGTCCTCGAGACGGCGAAGCCGGGCGGGCTGTCCGTCGCCGCCCGGGCGTTCGCCGCGGGCGCCCGCGGCTCCGCGTCGGGCGTCGCGCTCGTCGGCTACTCCGTCGTCTCGCGCTACGACGACGCCTTCCACGTCATGAACGTCTGCGTCGACCCCAACCGCCGCCGCGAGGGCATCGCCCGCTCGATGCTCGAGCACGTGATCGTCCAGGCCGGTGGGGACGAGGCGCGCCTGACGCTCGAGGTGCGGCCGTCCAACACCGGCGCGCGGCGCCTGTACGACGAGCTCGGCTTCCTCGCCGTCGGCACCCGGCGCCGGTACTACCGCGACGACGGCGAGGACGCCCTGATCATGTGGCGGACGCCCGCGACGCTGCGCGGGGCGACCGACGACGTCCCGGGCGCCGAGGACGTCGGGGGCCGCGGCGCCGGCTCGCGCGGCCCCGTGCCGCCCGACGTGCCCGAGGTGGCCGGCCCGCCGCTGCCCGGCCGCACCGCCGACGGGAGGCGCCCGTGA